The following DNA comes from Eretmochelys imbricata isolate rEreImb1 chromosome 2, rEreImb1.hap1, whole genome shotgun sequence.
CCGTGCCCAGGAGAcaatggagcagcagcagcagcagcagcaccccccgAGCGCCCGGCGAGGCCCCGCCCCGGCATTACATCACCCGCTTGAGaagggctgcggggagcgggccTGTGACGGGAGGGGGCGGAGCTCCGTGGCGCGAGGGGCGGGGCCAGCAGCTCCCCCCCATAaaaggaggagctgtgggggccgCGCGGCACAGAGCTCACAGCTGCAAGTGCCTgagagagccagggagcagccGGAGGCAGAGGGTGTTTGTGGCCGTGTGACTCCGGCACCATGCGTGAGATCGTGCACATCCAGGCTGGCCAGTGCGGGAACCAGATCGGAGCCAAGGTAAAGATCGGGGCCCGGTCGGGGGCCCCGCTTGTTGTGTCCCTGGCGCTGGCAGGGGGCGGCTCAGTGGGGTGCGCACGCGGGGGCTGGACAGATGCAGTTGGGGTGTAAAAGCGAGGTCGCTAAGTGGGGGTGGTGCTGGAGGTTTGGGAACAACTCCATGTTTACCTAAAATAATCTTCAGCTGACCCCTTTGAATCAGTGCATCAGCGCACCTGTTTCAGCTCTCCGTTGAGTCGCCACTTCTACTCCATAAAAGATAAAGGGAAGATTGAGCATTGTCTCGGCCGGGCGTGGGGAAGCGTATTACGACAGCCTGATTGCCGTGCTCTGAATGCACAATGGCGCTCAGTTCCTTGCTGATGCAGCAGACAACTCCCTGTAGGCTCCGAATGCCTCGCCCCCTTACACGGGGAGGTAGCTGTGCTTGGAGCAGCGTCAGAGATGGTTCAAGGGTGTCACATCTGTGTAGGTTCTTTCCTGTAGTATCTAACTGGATTCCTAATGGGGGAAATTTCCTTTCTAGTGTCTAGCAACGTAAATCACTTTGAAGACTACAACTGATTAGAGATACTGTAATTCTTAAAGCCTATGGTAGCATTTCTGAAAGTGATACATTAACCTAATTGTAACAAGCATTTGCTTACTGCCTGATGCTGCAGTTTCCTGCTATTCCTCCTTAATCATAATTGCAGCTCTACCAATTCTTAActgctttgggggcagggggtaaaCACCTTGTCTGTGTTTGTCTCATCAAGGTGCAGTTATTGGTTAGGGCCCTCGGCAGGGGCTAGGTCCATGGAACTAGAACAGACATGTTGGCAGCATGTTGGATCACCCCTGACAGCCTAATGCAATTACTAAGTGTCCTTTTCAAAACCCTATTTCAGTTCTGGGAGGTCATCAGTGATGAGCATGGCATCGACCCCACTGGCAGCTACCATGGTGACAGTGACTTGCAGCTAGAAAGGATCAATGTTTACTACAATGAAGCTGCTGGTAATTATACACCACTTATTTCTTCAGACCTTCATAATTTTACTAAGTAAGCCAAAATAAGTCAGGTGTATAGATGTACAGTTCATTATAGTTGGGACAGCTACTGTAAAGGAATTTGCTATTGACCCTTTGTTAAAGGACACTGAGTCTCTTCAAGATGGCTCTACTTAATACTCTTTCCCTTCTGTCACTGCAGCAGTCTTTCCAGTGAGCTGTGTTGAGCCTGCTCAGAGCAAAGCAGCCTGCTGACTGCAAGTCAGTTATACTGGTTTTTGTTCCTTTTACAGGTAACAAGTATGTACCCCGTGCAATCCTTGTTGATCTGGAGCCTGGTACAATGGACTCTGTCAGATCTGGACCATTTGGCCAAATCTTCAGACCTGACAACTTTGTCTTTGGTATGTAACATTATGTATAGCTGCAGCTGCAGTAGTCTTTGACTCCTGTGTTGAGACAATAAATTTGAAACATCCCTGTAGAACTGCTTATATTAACGTCTCTTACTGCATACATGCAGTGTGCCCTCTGTTTTTGGGTTGTTTGCATGAAACTTAAATGGAATAATTTAGCTTTTAACTTGTGGACTTGTAAAGTCCAAACACAAATGGAATCACAGTATACACAATAGTCCATTAATTGTAGTAAATTGATATAGCTTGGTAAAACTATTCCCCTTTGTCCATAAGTTAAGATTTAATAGCGTTTGTGCCTTGTACACCATATCCTAAACAGAGTATGTGAAACTAAACTGGTGACTAAATCAGCATATTCCATTCCGCCTTCCAGGTCAGAGTGGTGCTGGAAACAACTGGGCAAAAGGCCACTACACAGAGGGAGCTGAGCTAGTGGACTCTGTCCTGGATGTGGTGAGGAAGGAATCGGAAAGCTGTGACTGTCTACAGGGTTTCCAGCTGACCCATTCTCTAGGTGGTGGCACGGGGTCTGGGATGGGAACTCTCCTCATTAGCAAAATTAGGGAGGAGTACCCGGACCGTATCATGAACACCTTCAGTGTAATGCCATCTCCAAAAGTGTCAGACACTGTGGTTGAACCCTACAATGCCACCCTTTCTGTCCACCAGttggtggaaaatacagatgaaaCCTACTGTATTGACAATGAAGCCTTGTATGACATTTGCTTCCGCACGCTGAAACTCACAACCCCTACCTATGGGGACCTCAACCACCTGGTCTCCATCACTATGAGCGGCGTGACGACCTGCCTCCGGTTTCCCGGACAGCTGAATGCTGATCTCCGCAAGCTGGCAGTCAACATGGTGCCTTTCCCCCGTCTGCACTTCTTCATGCCAGGGTTTGCCCCGCTAACTAGCCGTGGCAGCCAGCAGTACCGGGCTCTGACGGTGCCAGAGCTAACGCAGCAGATGTTTGATTCTAAAAACATGATGGCAGCCTGTGATCCCCGCCATGGCCGCTACCTGACTGTGGCAGCAATATTCCGTGGCCGAATGTCCATGAAGGAGGTGGATGAGCAGATGCTCAATGTCCAGAACAAAAACAGCAGCTACTTTGTTGAATGGATCCCCAATAACGTCAAGACGGCTGTCTGTGACATTCCCCCTCGCGGCCTCAAAATGTCGGCCACTTTCATTGGGAACAGCACAGCCATTCAGGAGCTGTTCAAGAGAATCTCTGAGCAGTTCACGGCCATGTTCCGGCGTAAGGCTTTCTTGCACTGGTACACTGGTGAGGGCATGGATGAGATGGagttcactgaagcagagagCAACATGAATGACCTGGTATCAGAATATCAGCAATACCAAGATGCCACTGCTGATGAGCAAGGGGAATTtgaagaggaaggagaggaggatgAGGCTTAAGGCAGTTGGTACCAGAGGTACTCTACCAGGCATGTGGTCAGAATGAACTCTGATAATGGTGATAAAGCATGTTCTTTTGGCCGTGTACTTGATTATCCTCTGTCGGCATTATGTAACCTTAACAAAGTTCTCTATGTAATAATTGTAAAGTCAAGTTTGATGGCTTTGATCTTAACTTTAAGACACATAAAGGCATGTGTTCAAAATGTctcctggtttgtttgtttaaaataagtcTCCAGTTCTCATCCAGCATACCTCTTTATATATAGTCTTGTTAACTGCACATTCAGTGCTTCCTGATACGGAGTTAAGTACTTGCTAGATAACAACCTTGATCCAGTCAGACACATTTAATGTTGCTTCACTAGTTACTTTTTTACAGACAGATGCATCTCTGCCATGCACTACTTTTTTACAAAGCAAGATATAGTAAGGATCTTAATCTACCTCTACCTGGCATAAATGCAAACAATTTCCTTTTATAGTTTCTTATAATGGAGAATCAAACGGCCAATAAGTCAGTGACATGACTGGGATGGCCACAGAGGGAGAATATAATCATTAAATATACTAAGATAACCTTacatacttaatttttttaactctATTGTAGGAAATCTTCTACTAATCTGTTGAATTCTTCTGCAAAGCGTAAATGTAGATTGTGCTTTCCTTCTGGCATCAGAAACAACCTAAAAAAAGATATTCATGTAAGCGCTAAACATATACTTGCATATAAAACACATAGGGCCATTGTATGACCATGGTAACCAAGTGCAAAATCTGAAGCAACTCCtgtggttttttctttttaaacactaTCTAGATTTCCTTTGGTGTAAAGTCAGAATCTCGCTCCTCCATTTAATAATTAGTTGAGTTATTCTTAAAATTGAAACCTTGACAGTCTATAGCTAGTGCCTACAAATCTAAATGCCATCTCTGGGGAAGACAAATTGGTGCTGGATCAGGGAAAAATGTGTTAGATGAGCTGTAATTGTGAATCTCTGGGAAATTTTCTCTTTAAGTCAGCTACTTGCCAGAAGCCAGATActtggttctcaaacttttgtactggtgacccctttcacataggagTATGACGaccccccccttcacccccttaTAAACttaaaaaccctttaaaatatatttaacaccattataaatgctggaggcaaagtgtgGGTTGGGTTGGAGGTTGACAGATTGTggccccccccatgtaataaccttctGACCCCCAGTTTGCAAATGCCTGCGCTAGCGGCTGTAGAGGGTTAACATTCCAGAGGTAGCATGAGATGTTACAACATCTCACTAATGTCTCCTATGAGGCAACACTGGAATAGAATCTGCAGTATTTGCCTTCAGGGAAAAGAGCAGGGTGATGGTCATGAGTTGAAGTGATCCTCTGAAAAAGGGGAGGGAGTAACAATGCTGGAGTGGATGGAGGAGACTTGTGGTGAGGACAGTGTGACACTAAGTGTGCCAGCTAAGTAACTAATGGGTTGGGCTAGGTATTAAGTTTTGCTAATGGAGCAAACCTGTATGAATTCTGTATGAACAGGGAAGCCTGTAAAGTAAACTCTAATTTTCATTTTGACAGAGGTTAAACCAGCTAACTAAACAGAATTTACCTGTTTTGTCTTCATAAAAATGGCTTCTGTTTTCCTAATCCTACTCTACTGCTAGTGTGCACTGTGTGTTGGAAATAGTAATAAAATGGAGCTCTAGTTGACAGACTAGTCACAGCTAGGAAGAGAATGAACAGCTGTATTCCACATGCTAAGAGGATGCATTGCTACAGTTTCTAGATGAGGTGAGCACTGCTTCAAGATTTTGGGTAAAGGGGTTGAGAGTAATATCTCTGGACACATTTGTATTCTGTACTGTTTATTATTCCAAAAACACTGATGCATTTGAGCAAAATAGTTGACTGTCACTTCATGTTTATTATGAGACCAGTGCCCAGTAGTAAAATCTCAGTAAAGGTGTAGATAGAGCAGCTATGACCTTAGCATTCAGTGCTAACTGGGCTTCCTGCTCCAGCTGTAGTATTTCAGGGCTTTGTTAGCTCTGCTGAAGGGGATAGCGATTAGATATCATATGGCACAAGGAGTGCAGGGGCAGTAATTCAGATGGGTGGAAGTGGTCTTAACTACATGGTTTCACTTTTAGATTAACAGATTCCAAGGTGAGAAGGCACCATGGTATATAGCTCAGAGGCCACAGACCTTCCCTAAaattaattcctagagcatatatcctttaataaaaaaaaatccagtactgatttaaaattgctagtgataGAGGGCCCACCATAACCCCTGGAACactattccagtggttaactaccttcattgttaaaaatttacacctttatttccagtctaaatttgtctagttt
Coding sequences within:
- the LOC144261298 gene encoding tubulin beta-1 chain-like: MREIVHIQAGQCGNQIGAKFWEVISDEHGIDPTGSYHGDSDLQLERINVYYNEAAGNKYVPRAILVDLEPGTMDSVRSGPFGQIFRPDNFVFGQSGAGNNWAKGHYTEGAELVDSVLDVVRKESESCDCLQGFQLTHSLGGGTGSGMGTLLISKIREEYPDRIMNTFSVMPSPKVSDTVVEPYNATLSVHQLVENTDETYCIDNEALYDICFRTLKLTTPTYGDLNHLVSITMSGVTTCLRFPGQLNADLRKLAVNMVPFPRLHFFMPGFAPLTSRGSQQYRALTVPELTQQMFDSKNMMAACDPRHGRYLTVAAIFRGRMSMKEVDEQMLNVQNKNSSYFVEWIPNNVKTAVCDIPPRGLKMSATFIGNSTAIQELFKRISEQFTAMFRRKAFLHWYTGEGMDEMEFTEAESNMNDLVSEYQQYQDATADEQGEFEEEGEEDEA